A portion of the Bdellovibrio bacteriovorus genome contains these proteins:
- a CDS encoding NAD(P)/FAD-dependent oxidoreductase produces the protein MAKKVVIVGGGFAGIKAARELGNKKDVEVILIDRRNYHLFQPLLYQVATAGLSPAEISGPIRGILSRYQNISVYLDNVQGVDLANRKLKTTTKEISYDYLMLACGAKHSYFAHPEWEENAPGLKTLEQATEIRRRLLVAFERAETEANAEIQKQHLTFVIVGGGPTGVELAGAIAEISRHTLMEDFRHIDPSRTRVLLIEAGPRILAAFDPTLSRRAARDLEDLGVQIWTNTRVTDVRSNSVVLGDEVIKASTILWAAGVQPSSLNKTLGVPLDRSGRVIVEKDLSIKGHPEAFVVGDQAYFPTEDGRGLPGLGPVAMQQGLHVAKEILGEIKGQPRKEFKYFDKGQMATIGRRKAIVQIGSFKMGGFLAWLIWLFIHVYYLIGFKNKFFVIWQWAYAYLTFKRGARLIVDKEWRSQPKETQ, from the coding sequence ATGGCAAAAAAAGTAGTTATTGTCGGCGGTGGATTTGCCGGCATCAAAGCAGCACGTGAACTGGGAAATAAAAAAGACGTCGAAGTCATTTTAATTGATCGACGTAATTACCATCTTTTCCAACCTCTTTTATATCAAGTGGCTACGGCGGGCTTATCGCCCGCTGAAATCTCGGGCCCTATCCGCGGGATCTTATCAAGATATCAGAACATTTCTGTCTATCTTGATAATGTACAAGGTGTGGATCTTGCTAATCGTAAATTAAAAACAACTACCAAAGAAATCTCTTACGATTATCTAATGCTTGCTTGCGGCGCTAAGCACAGTTATTTCGCCCATCCAGAATGGGAAGAAAATGCTCCGGGTCTAAAAACTTTAGAACAAGCCACGGAAATTCGCCGTCGCTTGCTTGTCGCTTTTGAGCGTGCGGAAACTGAAGCCAATGCGGAAATTCAAAAACAGCATCTGACTTTTGTCATCGTCGGTGGCGGGCCTACAGGTGTCGAGCTTGCGGGCGCAATTGCAGAAATCAGCCGTCATACTTTGATGGAGGATTTCCGTCATATCGATCCTTCGCGCACGCGTGTTTTATTAATTGAAGCGGGGCCAAGAATTCTGGCTGCCTTTGATCCCACACTTTCTCGTCGGGCGGCTCGGGATCTTGAAGATTTAGGTGTGCAGATTTGGACTAATACGCGCGTGACCGATGTGCGTAGTAATTCCGTAGTACTAGGTGATGAAGTGATCAAGGCCTCTACCATTCTGTGGGCGGCGGGCGTTCAACCATCCAGCTTAAATAAAACTCTGGGGGTTCCGTTAGATCGTTCAGGCCGAGTGATTGTCGAAAAAGATCTTAGCATCAAAGGCCATCCCGAAGCATTTGTAGTGGGTGATCAGGCTTATTTTCCGACAGAAGATGGCCGTGGTCTTCCCGGATTGGGTCCGGTGGCTATGCAACAAGGACTTCATGTTGCCAAAGAAATTTTGGGCGAAATTAAAGGCCAGCCACGAAAAGAGTTTAAATATTTTGATAAAGGTCAAATGGCCACCATCGGTCGCCGTAAAGCCATCGTGCAAATCGGAAGCTTTAAGATGGGAGGCTTTCTTGCTTGGCTTATTTGGCTTTTCATTCACGTTTACTATTTGATCGGATTTAAAAATAAGTTCTTCGTTATCTGGCAGTGGGCTTACGCTTATCTGACTTTCAAACGCGGAGCTCGTTTAATTGTGGATAAGGAATGGCGCTCCCAACCCAAAGAAACGCAGTAA
- a CDS encoding ABC transporter permease, with the protein MSPLKLATLNLWRRKIPTFLAVGAIAVAVACSGILWRINILASSRFESLGKGPEAVIGAKSGGIDILLGSLNGEGSYPGFLPKKLFDSLRSAQTVQFEDGAQSQTKYIRAIVPFLYFAKFKEARVVATDESFFGQPLDNERMQFESGSWTGNPNEAVIGADIATHSGLNVGDSFTANAWFGEDIFSPTQVSLKVAGILKSTSSTWDRLIYTDLASAQEILKRTDLRTKSIWGADVLNYFLVRLEPNGLQPLQALVNSRTVGQVIDVQTEKTRLEELVGSGKNLGLLLAILVLIQGGLCMASMLITRFEAMSMQLAVLRAIGYQKNQLGTWLVFEGLIIGLCAAVIGGILDYAFFPFICHLLGSSLPSLELGGVMIFASWPVWFMTLLSTTLAVIVPLYRVYHQDVHFSLRG; encoded by the coding sequence ATGAGTCCGCTAAAACTTGCGACTTTGAATCTGTGGCGCAGAAAAATTCCCACCTTCTTAGCGGTTGGAGCCATTGCCGTCGCTGTGGCGTGCAGTGGAATTTTATGGCGAATAAATATTTTGGCGAGCTCTAGATTTGAGAGCTTAGGCAAAGGACCCGAAGCCGTTATCGGCGCGAAAAGTGGCGGAATTGATATCTTGTTAGGGTCGCTTAATGGGGAAGGATCTTATCCTGGATTTTTGCCGAAAAAATTATTTGATAGCTTACGTTCGGCCCAAACGGTTCAGTTTGAAGACGGAGCGCAAAGCCAAACAAAATATATCCGTGCGATAGTTCCATTTTTATATTTTGCAAAATTCAAAGAAGCCCGTGTGGTGGCCACAGATGAAAGTTTCTTTGGTCAACCGCTAGATAATGAGCGCATGCAATTTGAAAGTGGCTCGTGGACCGGAAACCCCAATGAGGCTGTCATTGGTGCTGATATCGCGACCCATTCTGGATTGAACGTCGGGGATTCTTTCACCGCGAATGCGTGGTTTGGTGAAGATATCTTTTCGCCGACGCAAGTTTCTTTAAAAGTTGCGGGCATCTTAAAATCGACCTCTTCGACATGGGACCGATTGATTTACACGGACCTTGCTTCCGCCCAAGAGATTTTAAAACGCACGGATTTAAGAACAAAATCGATTTGGGGAGCGGATGTATTAAATTATTTTTTGGTACGCCTTGAACCCAATGGGCTTCAGCCTTTGCAGGCCTTAGTTAACAGCCGCACTGTAGGGCAAGTGATTGATGTACAAACGGAAAAAACAAGACTGGAAGAACTTGTCGGCTCAGGAAAAAACTTGGGTCTTTTGTTGGCGATTCTGGTTTTAATACAAGGTGGTCTTTGTATGGCCTCGATGTTGATCACAAGATTTGAAGCGATGAGTATGCAGCTTGCGGTCTTGCGAGCCATCGGTTACCAAAAGAATCAGTTAGGAACATGGTTGGTGTTTGAAGGATTGATCATCGGGCTTTGTGCGGCGGTGATAGGGGGAATACTTGATTACGCTTTCTTCCCTTTTATTTGTCATCTTTTAGGATCTTCGCTGCCATCATTGGAATTAGGGGGAGTGATGATTTTTGCCAGTTGGCCGGTATGGTTTATGACTTTGTTATCCACCACATTGGCGGTGATAGTTCCGCTTTACCGGGTCTATCACCAAGATGTGCATTTTTCTTTAAGAGGATAA
- a CDS encoding arylesterase: MRPFLFFISALISFSLLSANAFAEKKLVVLGDSITEGYGVAKSAAYPTLLEKKLHEAGKKEWTVINSGVSGSTTASGLSRMKWLFKSKPDAVLLVLGANDGLRGLKVEASQKNLADAIEYAQSQKVKVILGGLYMPPNYGKDYTDQFKKMYSDLAAKYKVTLIPFILDKVGGDPKYNLADGIHPNEEGHKIIADTIFKVLKGAL, from the coding sequence ATGAGACCTTTTTTATTTTTCATCTCAGCACTCATTTCATTTTCCCTTTTATCTGCAAATGCCTTCGCCGAAAAAAAATTAGTCGTCCTTGGTGATTCCATCACTGAAGGTTATGGCGTGGCAAAGTCGGCAGCGTATCCCACATTGCTGGAAAAAAAACTTCATGAAGCCGGCAAAAAAGAATGGACCGTGATTAATTCTGGCGTCAGTGGATCAACCACGGCTTCAGGATTGTCGCGCATGAAATGGCTATTTAAAAGCAAGCCCGATGCCGTGCTTTTAGTCTTAGGTGCCAATGATGGTTTGCGTGGCTTAAAAGTCGAAGCCAGTCAAAAAAACCTGGCGGATGCCATTGAGTACGCCCAATCGCAAAAAGTGAAAGTCATCTTGGGTGGTCTTTATATGCCGCCGAATTATGGTAAAGACTATACAGATCAGTTTAAAAAAATGTATTCGGATCTGGCGGCGAAATACAAAGTCACTTTGATTCCATTCATTCTTGATAAAGTGGGCGGTGATCCCAAATACAATCTTGCTGATGGTATTCATCCAAACGAAGAAGGACATAAAATTATCGCGGATACGATTTTCAAGGTCCTAAAGGGGGCCTTGTGA
- a CDS encoding RNA recognition motif domain-containing protein, translated as MAKKLYVGNLPYSVDDEALHQHFAQFGAVDSAKVIMDRETGRSKGFGFVEMADDSAADQAIERGNGVELNGRAINVSEARPQAPREGGGGRGGGRGGFGGGGGGPRRSGGGFGGGRGGSGGGGSRY; from the coding sequence GTGGCTAAAAAATTATATGTAGGAAACTTGCCGTACTCAGTTGATGACGAGGCACTTCACCAACACTTTGCTCAATTCGGAGCAGTTGATTCAGCAAAAGTTATCATGGACAGAGAAACGGGCCGTTCAAAAGGTTTCGGTTTCGTAGAGATGGCTGACGATTCAGCAGCTGACCAAGCTATTGAGCGTGGTAACGGCGTTGAGCTTAACGGTCGCGCGATCAACGTATCTGAAGCTCGTCCACAAGCTCCTCGCGAAGGCGGCGGTGGTCGTGGCGGCGGTCGCGGTGGTTTCGGCGGTGGTGGCGGTGGCCCACGTCGTTCTGGTGGCGGCTTCGGCGGCGGACGCGGTGGTTCTGGCGGTGGCGGATCTCGCTACTAA
- a CDS encoding YajQ family cyclic di-GMP-binding protein: protein MPSFDIVSELDVQEVDNAINQARKEVEGRYDFKGSKSEIQWDKKEITLLAEDDYKVEAMGGILQTKLHRRGIDIKAVKFEKPEPAGGKMLRQKVTLVQGIDREVAKDILKLIKDSKLKVQPSIADDKVKVSSKSIDELQECIALVKGGSFAVPLQFNNMRS, encoded by the coding sequence ATGCCATCATTTGATATTGTTTCTGAACTAGATGTCCAAGAAGTTGATAATGCTATCAACCAAGCTCGCAAGGAAGTCGAAGGTCGTTACGATTTTAAAGGAAGTAAATCAGAGATTCAGTGGGATAAAAAAGAAATCACCTTATTGGCTGAAGACGATTACAAAGTCGAGGCCATGGGTGGAATCCTGCAAACCAAACTTCATCGACGCGGTATAGATATTAAGGCGGTGAAGTTTGAGAAACCTGAACCAGCTGGTGGCAAAATGCTCCGCCAAAAGGTCACTTTGGTCCAGGGTATTGACCGCGAGGTCGCCAAAGACATTTTAAAGCTTATTAAAGATTCTAAATTAAAGGTTCAACCAAGTATTGCTGACGATAAAGTCAAAGTTTCGTCAAAAAGTATCGATGAACTTCAGGAGTGCATTGCATTGGTTAAGGGCGGAAGTTTTGCTGTTCCCTTACAATTTAATAATATGCGTTCATAG
- a CDS encoding AmpG family muropeptide MFS transporter: MAATTAKKSKPSWTQTLRAITRPKVAIMLALGFSSGLPFMLTGNTLGFWLREGGIELATIGFASWVGLAYSLKFLWAPLIDKVNAPIVGKWLGRRRGWMLISQVLVAIGLIGMSIVKPEGGLMPFISLALLVAFASATQDIVVDAWRIEVSDASEDMALLSSAYQLGYRASLLLTDALILIVAGAVGWSLSYSVMGALMAVGIAATFIAVEPGRNLADRAESSMNSLRGVFDAVAGPFIDFFKQHGQKAILILAAVSLYRLSDFMMGPMANPFYADIGITKETVGAVRGSVGLIASVVGVAAGGLAAVRWGFVATLMIGAVIGPASNLGFSLLAMVGPSNEIFTTAMVIDNFASGFAGTALVGYMSSLTSLGYTATQYALLSSFYALLGKSLKGFSGVMVQSFAEGRTLMEGYALFFVSTALVGIPALLLCILLVRSNKKLSS; the protein is encoded by the coding sequence GTGGCTGCAACAACCGCAAAAAAATCAAAGCCGTCTTGGACTCAAACTCTTCGCGCGATCACCCGCCCCAAAGTGGCCATCATGTTGGCCCTAGGATTTTCTTCGGGCCTTCCATTCATGCTTACCGGAAACACATTAGGTTTTTGGTTGCGCGAAGGTGGAATTGAACTTGCGACTATCGGTTTTGCTTCTTGGGTGGGTTTAGCGTATTCATTAAAGTTTTTATGGGCGCCGTTGATCGATAAAGTTAACGCACCTATTGTCGGTAAATGGCTCGGTCGTCGTCGCGGTTGGATGCTGATTTCTCAGGTTTTGGTTGCGATCGGCCTGATCGGCATGTCGATTGTAAAACCTGAAGGCGGCTTGATGCCGTTTATTTCTTTAGCCTTGTTGGTTGCCTTTGCTTCGGCCACGCAAGATATCGTTGTTGATGCATGGAGGATTGAGGTTTCTGATGCCAGTGAAGATATGGCCCTGCTTTCCTCGGCGTATCAATTGGGATACCGTGCTTCTTTGCTACTAACTGATGCCTTGATCCTGATTGTGGCCGGTGCCGTTGGCTGGTCGCTTTCTTATTCCGTGATGGGAGCCTTGATGGCCGTGGGTATTGCTGCCACCTTTATTGCGGTAGAACCAGGTCGCAACCTCGCGGACAGGGCGGAATCTTCCATGAACAGCTTGCGCGGAGTATTTGATGCCGTCGCAGGTCCGTTTATTGATTTTTTCAAACAACACGGTCAAAAGGCAATATTGATCCTGGCCGCTGTTAGCCTGTATCGCCTTTCAGATTTTATGATGGGCCCCATGGCCAATCCTTTTTATGCCGATATCGGAATTACTAAAGAAACCGTGGGTGCGGTTCGTGGATCCGTGGGTCTGATCGCTTCGGTTGTGGGTGTAGCTGCTGGTGGCTTAGCGGCGGTTCGCTGGGGCTTTGTCGCAACATTAATGATTGGTGCGGTGATTGGCCCGGCTTCGAACTTGGGCTTTTCACTTTTGGCGATGGTCGGACCAAGTAATGAGATTTTTACCACAGCGATGGTGATTGATAACTTTGCATCCGGCTTTGCGGGCACCGCCCTTGTTGGTTATATGTCAAGTCTGACAAGCCTTGGCTATACGGCGACTCAGTATGCCCTTTTAAGTTCGTTCTATGCGCTTTTAGGCAAGTCTTTAAAGGGTTTTTCAGGCGTTATGGTGCAAAGCTTTGCCGAAGGACGCACACTGATGGAAGGGTATGCTTTATTTTTTGTCAGCACGGCCCTTGTGGGAATTCCGGCCTTGTTACTTTGTATTCTGCTTGTTCGCAGTAATAAAAAATTATCCTCTTAA
- a CDS encoding FKBP-type peptidyl-prolyl cis-trans isomerase, with protein sequence MKRVLAFNYVLKGPDGTVLDASERGQPLPFLEGTGQIIPKLEDEIKDLKEGDKKIVKIKAADAYGEVKDNMFMEVPKEELAHLPQLDIGAHLRLELPQGAHIVKVSKISDTHVTLDGNHPLAGQDLEFDIEMVLIREATTDEVLHGHPHGLHGNAGHGH encoded by the coding sequence ATGAAACGAGTTTTAGCTTTTAATTATGTCCTTAAAGGTCCTGATGGAACTGTTTTGGATGCTTCAGAGCGTGGTCAGCCGCTTCCATTTCTTGAAGGTACTGGCCAAATTATTCCTAAACTTGAAGACGAAATTAAAGACCTTAAAGAAGGCGACAAAAAAATTGTTAAAATCAAAGCGGCTGATGCTTACGGCGAAGTGAAAGACAATATGTTCATGGAAGTTCCGAAAGAAGAACTTGCGCACTTGCCACAGCTTGATATCGGCGCTCACTTGCGTTTGGAATTGCCCCAAGGAGCTCACATCGTGAAAGTTTCTAAAATCAGCGACACGCATGTAACTCTCGATGGAAATCATCCTTTAGCAGGACAAGATTTAGAATTCGATATCGAAATGGTTCTGATCCGCGAAGCAACAACTGACGAAGTCTTGCACGGTCACCCGCACGGCCTTCACGGCAATGCAGGGCACGGCCATTAA
- a CDS encoding ABC transporter ATP-binding protein, whose product MLDITLKNIQVNLPDKSKLFHVDHLHIPFGEHVLVKGKSGQGKTTLLHLIAGLLKPDQGELKIGSESLINLNDNQLCQMRREKIGVIFQKLNLLDHLTVKENVLLSSQNVGSVLDDVGLAQCADTRCSVLSLGEQQRVAVARILAQKLDIILADEPTSSLDEENTQFVINALKKKAAGKTLVVVSHDDRLTPYFDRVLQFSEVIR is encoded by the coding sequence ATGTTGGATATCACTTTAAAAAATATTCAGGTGAATCTTCCTGATAAATCAAAGCTTTTTCATGTCGATCATCTGCATATTCCCTTTGGGGAGCACGTCCTGGTAAAGGGGAAAAGTGGCCAAGGCAAAACCACCTTATTGCATTTAATCGCCGGACTTTTAAAGCCCGATCAGGGCGAGCTGAAAATTGGTTCAGAGAGCTTAATAAACCTCAATGACAATCAACTGTGTCAAATGCGCCGTGAAAAAATTGGAGTTATTTTTCAGAAACTCAATTTATTAGATCACTTGACGGTAAAAGAGAATGTGCTGCTCAGTTCACAAAACGTGGGGTCTGTGTTGGATGACGTGGGTCTTGCTCAATGTGCTGACACGCGCTGTTCAGTTTTAAGTCTGGGCGAACAACAGCGAGTTGCGGTGGCACGCATCTTAGCGCAAAAGCTAGATATCATTCTGGCGGATGAGCCGACCTCAAGCTTAGATGAAGAAAATACTCAATTTGTTATCAACGCATTAAAGAAAAAAGCCGCAGGCAAAACTTTGGTTGTTGTGAGCCACGATGATCGCTTGACTCCGTATTTTGACCGTGTGTTGCAGTTTTCTGAGGTGATTCGATGA
- a CDS encoding HNH endonuclease, with the protein MRFCRENVYIRDQYTCQYCATKLPAKQLTLDHVVPASHNGPKNWTNVVSACRACNQKKANRTPRTANMPLLNEPKAPNWLPTLALEIGEDHVPPDWSPYLRLSTG; encoded by the coding sequence GTGCGATTCTGTCGCGAAAATGTCTATATCCGCGATCAATACACCTGCCAATACTGCGCCACAAAACTTCCCGCAAAACAGCTCACTCTTGATCACGTCGTACCTGCTTCACATAACGGCCCCAAAAATTGGACAAATGTGGTTTCTGCTTGCCGCGCTTGCAATCAGAAAAAAGCCAACCGCACTCCGCGAACGGCAAATATGCCTTTACTGAATGAGCCTAAAGCGCCAAACTGGCTGCCGACTCTAGCTTTAGAAATCGGCGAAGACCATGTGCCTCCCGATTGGAGTCCGTATCTTCGATTAAGTACGGGGTAA
- a CDS encoding ABC transporter ATP-binding protein, with the protein MSLILKSVKKGFHQGDTEINVLNGLNAIIEPGQVVSIVGQSGSGKSTLLSLLAGLERADTGQILVDGVDLVPLTEQEMTLFRAQNIAIVFQQYHLIAHLTALENVMLGLEILKIDNAKEKAETALKELGLGHRLNHFPSQLSGGESQRVAIARALVVQPKILLADEPSGNLDTHTGDKVMDVFFEVVRKYKITTILVTHSEGLAQRCERTLRLQEGQLREV; encoded by the coding sequence GTGAGTCTTATCTTAAAGTCCGTAAAAAAAGGTTTTCACCAAGGTGACACCGAGATCAATGTGCTTAACGGCTTAAACGCCATTATCGAACCCGGACAAGTCGTATCGATCGTGGGGCAATCCGGCAGTGGTAAATCGACATTGTTATCCCTGTTGGCGGGCCTAGAGCGTGCAGACACAGGGCAAATTTTAGTGGATGGTGTAGATCTTGTTCCGTTGACTGAACAAGAGATGACTTTGTTTCGCGCTCAAAATATCGCGATCGTTTTTCAACAGTATCATTTGATTGCGCATCTAACGGCGTTGGAAAATGTGATGTTGGGGTTAGAGATTTTAAAAATCGATAACGCTAAAGAAAAAGCGGAAACGGCCTTAAAAGAGCTTGGGTTAGGACATCGTTTAAACCACTTCCCAAGTCAGTTAAGTGGCGGGGAATCCCAGCGCGTGGCAATTGCGCGCGCCTTGGTGGTCCAGCCTAAAATTCTTTTGGCCGATGAGCCTAGCGGAAACTTAGACACGCATACTGGTGATAAAGTGATGGATGTGTTTTTTGAAGTGGTTCGTAAATATAAAATCACCACTATTTTAGTGACCCACAGTGAAGGCTTGGCTCAACGTTGCGAGCGCACCTTGCGCTTGCAAGAAGGTCAGTTGAGGGAAGTCTAA
- a CDS encoding ABC transporter permease: MLFRLAFRELRRSWRFGLFFIFNLSLGLTGFVALQAFNSALNAQIKANAKSILSADLAISARRELTEDELKKTRAVYPAGTEESKMYEFFAMMNSAKGSRLVMIKAIDGSYPIYGSLDLESGTSIVQGSKKDIIENKTAWIYPELRAQLGLEVGDEIQLGSLKLKISEVIQKDATQTFRMASLAPRVYINRAYLPQSGLLQFGSTFSLAYLLKIPEKVPMAPLQDELYKALSDPAVRVETPDSAGEDSGRQLGYLSDYLGLVSIIALFMSALGAAYIYRLFLSSRMKEIAILRTLGLQSWEAVGVYVIQASLLGLLATVPTLLFSHLVLPLLSKLLASFTPFDLQPSISLEAIIVCLVMAVFGSFVVSMPFLMKIFDLRAAKLFSEEKFAVGDGVRRYWTFLPPVMLFYFLSVYQAHSWRIGSLFVGSMVAVIILLTVIGYVAVKGAGLLTGFKTWFLRFSFLSLSRRAIASLAVFVALGLGALLINILPQLKNSLQSEFRFEGRSKIPSLFIFDIQDEQLPGIQKVLENNQLKPLGLSPLVRARILKVNDQDYERKLEGEGFKTREEENEARFRNRGVNLSYREGLSDSETLIEGRPFSGDFKPDQKVAELSVEMRFADRMGFKIGDKLLFDVQGVEVEGEIINLRKVKWTSFQPNFFILVQNGVLNEAPKTYIAAIPSIAENRRVELQNQVVKEFPNISVIDVVRAVDDVLKTAEKMSWSLELMAALALITGYIVLFSIVRSQIKLRRWELNMLKILGASGQEVASFILVEFAFLSFLAATAGSFLSILVSFSLNTFIFESEFTLSWLQPMVSVVIITAISLLVSFLASLDIVKESALSILREEK, translated from the coding sequence ATGTTATTTCGATTAGCCTTTCGCGAATTGCGGCGCAGCTGGCGCTTTGGTTTGTTTTTCATTTTTAATTTAAGCTTGGGTCTTACCGGATTTGTCGCCCTTCAAGCATTTAATTCCGCTTTAAATGCGCAGATCAAAGCCAACGCCAAATCCATTCTTTCGGCGGACTTGGCAATTTCCGCCCGTCGTGAACTGACGGAAGACGAACTTAAAAAAACGCGTGCGGTTTATCCCGCGGGCACAGAAGAAAGTAAAATGTATGAATTCTTTGCCATGATGAATTCGGCAAAGGGTTCGCGTCTGGTGATGATTAAGGCTATTGATGGGTCGTATCCGATTTATGGCAGTCTGGATTTAGAATCAGGTACTTCCATCGTTCAGGGATCAAAAAAAGATATCATCGAAAATAAAACGGCTTGGATTTATCCCGAACTGCGAGCGCAGTTGGGGCTGGAAGTGGGCGATGAAATTCAGTTGGGATCTTTAAAATTAAAAATCTCTGAAGTGATCCAAAAAGACGCGACCCAAACTTTCCGGATGGCTTCATTAGCACCCAGAGTTTATATCAATCGCGCCTACTTGCCTCAATCGGGGCTTCTGCAATTTGGAAGTACATTTTCTTTAGCTTATCTTTTAAAAATTCCTGAAAAAGTACCGATGGCGCCCCTTCAGGACGAGCTTTATAAAGCGTTGTCTGATCCTGCCGTTCGGGTTGAAACCCCAGACAGTGCGGGTGAAGATTCGGGTCGTCAGTTAGGATATCTGTCAGATTATTTAGGCCTGGTTTCGATCATTGCACTTTTTATGTCAGCCTTAGGGGCGGCCTACATTTATCGTCTGTTCCTTTCTTCGCGCATGAAAGAAATTGCGATCTTAAGGACCCTAGGATTGCAAAGCTGGGAAGCAGTGGGCGTGTACGTCATTCAAGCATCTCTCTTAGGTTTGCTAGCAACGGTGCCGACACTGCTTTTTAGTCATTTGGTTTTGCCGTTATTAAGTAAACTCCTGGCAAGCTTTACCCCATTTGATTTACAACCCAGCATCAGCCTAGAGGCTATTATTGTCTGTTTGGTGATGGCGGTGTTTGGCAGCTTTGTTGTGAGCATGCCGTTTTTGATGAAGATTTTTGATCTTCGCGCCGCCAAATTATTTAGCGAAGAAAAATTTGCGGTCGGTGATGGGGTTCGTCGTTATTGGACGTTCTTACCACCAGTGATGTTGTTTTATTTTTTATCGGTGTATCAGGCTCATTCGTGGAGGATTGGCTCTTTATTCGTGGGTTCAATGGTCGCTGTCATCATTCTTTTAACCGTGATCGGCTATGTGGCGGTAAAAGGCGCGGGATTGCTGACCGGATTTAAGACGTGGTTCTTGCGTTTTAGTTTCTTAAGTCTCTCACGTCGTGCGATTGCCAGCTTAGCCGTTTTTGTGGCTTTGGGTTTAGGGGCGTTGTTAATTAATATCTTACCGCAGTTAAAAAACTCGTTGCAGTCTGAATTTCGATTTGAAGGGCGATCTAAAATTCCTTCATTATTTATTTTTGATATTCAAGATGAACAGCTGCCGGGAATTCAGAAGGTCCTAGAAAATAATCAGCTAAAGCCATTGGGGCTTTCTCCCTTGGTTCGAGCTAGAATTTTAAAAGTTAATGATCAAGATTATGAACGAAAGCTTGAGGGAGAAGGTTTTAAAACCCGCGAAGAGGAAAACGAAGCGCGTTTTCGTAACCGGGGAGTGAACCTTTCTTACCGTGAAGGTCTTTCTGATTCAGAAACTTTGATTGAAGGTCGTCCTTTTTCGGGCGATTTTAAGCCAGATCAAAAAGTAGCCGAGCTTTCAGTTGAGATGCGTTTTGCAGATCGCATGGGCTTTAAAATTGGCGATAAGTTGCTCTTTGACGTGCAAGGTGTTGAGGTCGAAGGTGAGATCATTAACTTAAGAAAAGTAAAATGGACAAGTTTTCAACCTAACTTCTTTATTTTGGTTCAAAATGGCGTTTTAAATGAGGCGCCGAAAACCTATATCGCAGCCATTCCGTCAATTGCTGAAAACCGCCGCGTGGAACTGCAAAACCAAGTGGTGAAGGAATTCCCGAATATTTCGGTGATCGACGTCGTTCGGGCGGTGGATGATGTCTTAAAAACGGCAGAGAAAATGAGTTGGTCCTTAGAGCTCATGGCAGCATTAGCTCTGATTACGGGTTACATCGTTTTGTTTTCAATTGTACGTAGCCAGATTAAGCTGCGCCGTTGGGAATTGAATATGCTTAAAATTCTGGGGGCATCGGGCCAGGAAGTGGCGAGCTTCATTTTGGTTGAATTTGCCTTTTTATCTTTCTTGGCAGCCACCGCGGGTTCATTTTTAAGCATTCTTGTGAGTTTTTCTTTAAATACCTTTATTTTTGAAAGTGAATTCACCCTGTCTTGGCTGCAACCCATGGTTTCGGTGGTCATCATCACGGCAATTAGTTTGCTTGTCTCTTTCCTTGCGAGCCTGGATATTGTAAAAGAAAGTGCTTTAAGTATCCTGCGCGAGGAAAAATAA
- a CDS encoding GNAT family N-acetyltransferase, producing MKGFETLPLRQKILKPFASEAECAYPDDNYPTTFHFALFLDGDIKGVSTFIQQEHPDFPARTPYRLRGMAVDKDLQGQGLGKKLLAKGIEHLTTLECDFIWFNAREVAFPFYESLGFTLYGPMFDLPQIGPHKVMYKRFDPR from the coding sequence GTGAAAGGCTTTGAGACTTTGCCGCTTCGACAAAAAATCTTAAAGCCCTTCGCCAGCGAAGCGGAGTGCGCCTATCCTGATGATAATTATCCAACTACATTTCACTTTGCCCTTTTCCTTGATGGAGACATCAAGGGTGTTTCGACATTTATTCAGCAAGAACATCCCGATTTTCCCGCCCGCACTCCCTATCGCTTGCGCGGGATGGCCGTAGACAAAGATTTGCAGGGTCAAGGTCTTGGAAAAAAGTTGCTTGCAAAAGGCATCGAACATTTAACGACACTGGAATGTGACTTTATATGGTTTAACGCAAGGGAAGTCGCATTTCCCTTCTATGAAAGCCTGGGCTTTACTCTCTATGGACCCATGTTCGACTTGCCCCAGATCGGTCCCCATAAAGTCATGTACAAGAGATTCGATCCCCGATAA